A single genomic interval of Bacillus smithii harbors:
- a CDS encoding IS4 family transposase has protein sequence MDKNTLILSFGKWVSPINIQKLSEQVKELKQDYYTKKLTTEAYIKLLLVAQLLEFKSLEEMSDALVDEDLQKALGFESISASQLSRKNNQIHPLILANLFLDLVWKIQRYHYKNGKNMPLKIIDSSTLPLNLTHYKWAKFRKTKAGVKLHLRLVFMDKDTVYPEKAVITTAKEHDRNQLEVLVDDQEAMYVFDRGYVDYERFDRMTDDGYFFVSRLKKNAVIREVYTFSLPDDCHVLSDKMVYIGTTQNRTENVFRLLEVMDTKGNLLRFITNRFDLKPEEISDIYRSRWAIELFFKWLKQHVEIKHFYGMSETAIQNQIFLALITYCLHVLIQLEMKSKKSLLRITRWLKRALWKPAYVWLRKFDGRASP, from the coding sequence ATGGACAAGAATACACTAATTTTATCATTTGGTAAATGGGTTTCACCCATAAATATTCAAAAACTTAGCGAACAAGTCAAAGAATTGAAACAGGACTATTACACAAAAAAGCTGACAACAGAAGCTTATATTAAACTTTTATTGGTAGCCCAGCTGCTCGAATTTAAGAGCTTAGAGGAAATGAGTGATGCACTTGTAGACGAAGATCTTCAAAAAGCACTCGGATTTGAATCGATAAGTGCCTCTCAGCTATCCCGAAAAAACAATCAGATCCACCCACTAATTCTTGCAAATTTGTTCTTGGATCTTGTTTGGAAAATTCAACGGTACCATTATAAAAACGGAAAGAATATGCCACTGAAAATCATTGATTCAAGTACACTCCCGTTGAACTTGACCCATTATAAATGGGCAAAATTCCGGAAAACAAAAGCTGGTGTAAAGCTACACTTACGGCTCGTTTTCATGGATAAAGACACCGTCTATCCTGAAAAAGCAGTGATTACGACAGCAAAAGAACATGACCGAAATCAACTCGAAGTCCTAGTGGATGATCAAGAAGCCATGTATGTGTTTGACCGCGGTTATGTGGACTATGAACGTTTTGATCGGATGACAGATGATGGCTATTTCTTCGTTTCAAGACTGAAGAAAAACGCAGTCATTCGTGAAGTCTATACATTTTCACTTCCTGATGATTGTCACGTTCTATCCGATAAAATGGTCTACATTGGTACCACACAAAATCGTACTGAAAATGTCTTTCGTCTACTAGAAGTTATGGACACAAAAGGGAACTTACTTCGTTTCATCACCAACCGATTTGATTTAAAACCAGAAGAGATAAGTGATATTTACCGATCTCGCTGGGCTATTGAACTCTTTTTCAAATGGCTCAAGCAACACGTAGAAATTAAGCACTTTTATGGAATGAGTGAAACAGCTATTCAAAATCAAATTTTCTTAGCCCTGATCACGTATTGCTTACATGTTCTCATTCAATTGGAGATGAAAAGTAAGAAATCCCTACTTCGAATTACTCGTTGGTTAAAGAGAGCTCTGTGGAAACCAGCTTATGTTTGGTTGCGAAAATTTGATGGGCGAGCCAGTCCATAA
- a CDS encoding NCS2 family permease yields MFQLKENGTDVKTEVISGLTTFLTMVYIVVVNPVILHNAGVPFNQVFIATIIAVIVGTLWMGLMANYPIAVAPGMGLNAYFAYSVVGSHHDITYMTAFSAVFVSGILFVILSLTSFREKLIEMIPDNLKHGITAGIGLFIAFLGLRMTGIIADNKENLVGLGDLHSPSSLLALFGLAVTIMLMVLNVRGALFIGMILTGIVAYFTGQLNFHEGIVSMPSFPEKLAISNPIAAFGDVIHYSLYSVVFSFLLVTIFDTTGTIIGVAHQAGLMKGHTLPRARQALLSDSIATTVGAVFGTSPSSAYIESSTGVAAGGRTGLTSVVTAVLFAIAAFFGPLVSAVSEISAITAPALIIVGSLMMKNISKINWNELDEAFPAFFIILSMPLTSSISTGIAFGFISYPLLKVIQGKWRAVHPLMYLFAVLFFCQLAFTSH; encoded by the coding sequence ATGTTTCAACTAAAAGAAAACGGCACAGACGTTAAAACAGAAGTAATCTCAGGACTTACGACATTTTTAACGATGGTCTATATCGTGGTCGTGAATCCTGTCATTCTTCATAATGCCGGCGTGCCTTTTAATCAAGTTTTTATTGCTACCATTATTGCCGTCATTGTCGGTACTTTATGGATGGGGCTCATGGCCAATTATCCTATTGCAGTCGCTCCTGGAATGGGGTTAAATGCTTATTTTGCGTATTCTGTCGTTGGCTCTCATCATGATATTACTTACATGACCGCTTTTTCGGCAGTATTTGTTTCTGGAATTTTATTTGTCATTTTATCATTAACCTCATTCCGTGAAAAATTGATTGAAATGATTCCTGATAACTTGAAACATGGAATAACAGCAGGCATCGGACTATTTATCGCTTTTCTGGGTTTACGGATGACGGGAATCATTGCGGATAATAAAGAAAATTTAGTAGGCTTAGGCGATCTTCACAGCCCTTCATCGCTCTTGGCTCTTTTCGGTTTGGCCGTCACCATTATGTTAATGGTGTTGAATGTGCGTGGCGCTTTGTTTATCGGAATGATTCTCACCGGAATCGTTGCTTATTTTACCGGTCAGCTAAATTTTCATGAAGGAATCGTTTCCATGCCATCGTTTCCCGAAAAGCTTGCCATCAGTAATCCGATCGCTGCCTTTGGTGATGTGATCCATTACAGCTTGTATTCCGTTGTGTTTTCATTTCTGCTTGTGACCATTTTTGATACAACGGGAACCATTATAGGAGTCGCACATCAAGCGGGATTAATGAAGGGACATACCTTGCCGCGCGCCAGACAAGCATTATTGTCTGATTCCATCGCAACGACTGTTGGGGCCGTGTTCGGTACCAGCCCTTCAAGCGCTTATATCGAATCATCGACAGGCGTTGCAGCTGGAGGAAGAACGGGTTTAACATCAGTTGTTACCGCCGTTTTGTTTGCGATTGCAGCATTTTTTGGCCCATTAGTAAGCGCCGTTTCCGAAATTTCCGCTATTACTGCACCGGCTTTAATCATTGTAGGCAGCCTGATGATGAAAAATATATCTAAAATCAATTGGAACGAACTGGATGAAGCATTTCCGGCCTTTTTCATTATTTTAAGCATGCCCCTTACATCCAGTATTTCAACGGGAATTGCTTTCGGATTTATCTCTTATCCTTTGTTAAAAGTCATTCAAGGAAAATGGCGCGCCGTACATCCTTTGATGTACTTGTTTGCCGTATTATTTTTCTGTCAGCTGGCATTTACATCCCATTAA
- a CDS encoding inorganic phosphate transporter, with amino-acid sequence MDYILVTTILIVIASLLFDFINGFHDTANAIATSVSTKALKPRQAIFLAAIMNFLGAMTFTGVAQTITKDIVDPFTLNNGSVVIISALFAAILWNLITWYFGIPSSSSHAIIGAVAGAAIAASGFTAIKYSGFLKILQALIFSPIIAFTVGYIIYSIFKVIFKENNLAKTNKRFRLIQVVTAAIQAYTHGTNDAQKAMGIITMALITNHYHTTTDIPLWVQISCAAAMGLGTSIGGWKIIKTVGGKIMKIKPVNGVSADLSSALIIFGATYIHLPVSTTHVISSSILGVGSAHRIRGVKWDTAQRMVITWVITLPVSAALAAIIFFILNSFF; translated from the coding sequence ATGGACTATATATTAGTTACAACAATCTTGATTGTCATTGCTTCATTATTATTCGATTTTATCAATGGTTTTCATGATACGGCAAATGCCATTGCAACCTCAGTCTCTACAAAAGCGTTGAAGCCACGTCAAGCTATTTTTTTAGCGGCTATCATGAACTTCTTGGGAGCGATGACTTTTACCGGTGTCGCTCAAACTATCACAAAAGATATTGTTGACCCTTTTACATTGAATAACGGATCTGTTGTCATTATTTCAGCTTTATTCGCTGCTATTTTATGGAATTTGATTACTTGGTATTTTGGAATCCCTAGCAGCTCCTCCCATGCTATTATTGGTGCTGTTGCAGGTGCAGCCATTGCGGCATCGGGTTTTACAGCCATAAAATATTCGGGATTTTTAAAAATACTTCAAGCCTTAATCTTCTCGCCAATCATTGCATTTACTGTGGGTTATATCATTTACAGCATTTTCAAAGTGATTTTCAAAGAAAATAATTTAGCGAAAACGAATAAACGATTTCGTCTCATTCAAGTGGTAACTGCGGCGATTCAAGCCTATACACATGGTACCAATGATGCCCAGAAAGCGATGGGGATCATCACTATGGCTTTAATCACGAACCATTACCACACTACAACCGATATTCCCCTTTGGGTACAGATCAGCTGTGCTGCCGCAATGGGGCTTGGAACATCCATCGGCGGTTGGAAGATCATCAAAACCGTCGGCGGAAAAATAATGAAAATTAAGCCAGTCAACGGTGTATCTGCTGATCTAAGTTCTGCGCTGATTATTTTCGGGGCAACTTATATACACTTACCCGTCAGCACCACACATGTTATTTCCTCTTCTATTTTGGGAGTAGGGTCTGCTCATAGAATTCGCGGAGTAAAATGGGATACAGCCCAAAGAATGGTCATTACTTGGGTGATTACATTGCCCGTTTCAGCTGCCCTTGCCGCCATCATTTTCTTTATTTTAAATTCGTTTTTTTAA
- a CDS encoding DUF47 domain-containing protein, with product MFKGKKDKFNVLLANISSNLLESANYFADYKLNNEQDLKAFSEEMKRFETKGDTFVHQVITELNHVFITPIEREDILALAMTMDDVLDGYEETAGLFEMYSITHFDEYMMKFIDALRNCAVEIDKAVGLLSTKTLPEIRQHAIKIKEYETFCDGIWRKSTKNLFDVEKDPIKLIKLKDIYQGFENIADHCQNVANTLEQIIMKNA from the coding sequence ATGTTTAAAGGTAAAAAAGACAAGTTTAATGTACTTTTGGCCAATATTTCAAGCAATTTGCTGGAAAGTGCCAATTATTTTGCAGACTATAAATTGAATAATGAACAAGATTTGAAAGCTTTTTCGGAAGAGATGAAAAGATTTGAAACGAAAGGTGATACATTTGTTCATCAAGTGATTACCGAATTAAACCACGTATTCATCACTCCAATTGAGAGAGAAGATATTTTAGCTCTTGCGATGACTATGGATGACGTTCTTGACGGCTACGAAGAAACCGCCGGCCTTTTTGAAATGTATTCCATTACTCATTTTGATGAATATATGATGAAATTTATAGACGCTCTTCGCAATTGTGCAGTTGAAATCGATAAAGCGGTCGGCCTCCTTTCTACTAAAACTTTGCCGGAAATCCGCCAACACGCCATTAAAATCAAAGAATATGAAACATTTTGCGACGGTATTTGGCGAAAATCCACCAAAAACTTATTCGATGTTGAAAAAGACCCCATTAAACTGATTAAATTAAAAGATATTTACCAAGGGTTTGAAAATATTGCTGACCATTGCCAAAACGTTGCCAATACTCTTGAACAAATCATAATGAAAAATGCATAA
- a CDS encoding aldo/keto reductase, protein MVSSLQDHVTLHNGVKMPYVGLGVYKMTDKDETINAVKAALDYGYRMIDTAAFYQNEDAVGKAVKESGLSREEIFITSKVWNSDQGYDSTLKAFERSLKELDMDYLDLYLIHWPVKEKYLETWRAMERLYNEGVVKAIGVSNFQIHHLEDLMANSQEKPVVNQVELHPHLSQEPLRTFCRDHEIAVEAWSPLARARILDQEPILKEIAKNHGKTEAQVILRWHLQNEVVIIPKSVHPKRIKENAELFDFQLSQEEMAQINSLNKNHRYGADPDNFDF, encoded by the coding sequence ATGGTAAGCAGTTTACAGGATCATGTGACATTACATAATGGAGTAAAAATGCCTTATGTTGGTCTTGGCGTATATAAGATGACTGACAAAGACGAAACGATAAACGCTGTCAAAGCAGCGCTTGATTATGGATATCGAATGATCGATACGGCAGCTTTTTATCAAAATGAGGATGCTGTTGGAAAAGCGGTGAAAGAATCCGGTCTATCTCGGGAAGAAATATTTATTACTTCAAAAGTATGGAACAGCGACCAAGGATATGATTCAACGTTAAAGGCATTTGAGCGTTCTTTAAAAGAATTAGATATGGATTATTTGGATCTTTACTTAATCCATTGGCCGGTAAAAGAAAAATATTTAGAAACATGGAGAGCAATGGAACGTTTATATAATGAAGGAGTTGTAAAGGCAATCGGTGTCAGCAATTTCCAAATCCATCATCTTGAAGATTTAATGGCGAACAGCCAAGAAAAACCGGTGGTCAACCAAGTGGAGCTCCACCCACATTTGAGCCAGGAACCTTTGCGTACATTCTGCCGTGATCATGAAATCGCAGTGGAAGCTTGGTCTCCGTTAGCTAGAGCACGGATACTTGATCAAGAACCGATCCTTAAAGAAATAGCGAAAAATCATGGGAAAACGGAAGCTCAAGTGATTCTGCGCTGGCATCTGCAAAACGAAGTGGTGATTATTCCAAAATCAGTGCATCCGAAACGAATTAAAGAAAACGCTGAGTTATTTGATTTTCAACTTTCCCAAGAGGAAATGGCGCAGATTAACAGCTTGAATAAAAATCATCGCTACGGGGCTGATCCTGACAATTTTGATTTTTAA
- a CDS encoding RluA family pseudouridine synthase — protein MKTIRKGEIGEITIPKSFSGLTIAEFLQQKWKIPKKLLHEWRMNQSISLNGKPVSLSVVLQEKDRIQLPLFNQSPLPVPPSFQPIEVLMEDDHLIIVNKPAGITTHPNSPEDADTLLHMVAGHLCVNGDIGFVRHVHRLDKDTTGAILFAKHPLSYSTLSYLLEKKEIKRTYVAIVHGILFQTKGTINKPIGKDRHHPTRRRISPSGQSAITHYEVLEVDRKQKLTLIRCRLETGRTHQIRVHFSSIGHPLAGDILYGGKPVFHRPALHSEKMEFIHPFTDEAIQCHASPLDNVFDGFPIIE, from the coding sequence ATGAAAACAATCAGAAAAGGGGAAATTGGAGAAATCACCATCCCTAAAAGCTTCTCCGGTCTTACAATTGCTGAATTTTTACAGCAAAAATGGAAAATACCCAAAAAATTGCTTCATGAATGGCGTATGAACCAATCCATTTCTTTAAATGGAAAACCTGTATCACTGTCCGTGGTACTACAAGAAAAAGACCGCATTCAGCTGCCTTTATTTAATCAAAGTCCCTTGCCCGTTCCCCCTTCCTTTCAGCCCATTGAAGTTCTAATGGAGGATGATCATCTCATCATTGTGAATAAACCAGCCGGGATCACCACTCATCCCAATTCACCTGAAGATGCTGATACGTTGTTACATATGGTGGCAGGGCACTTGTGCGTGAACGGAGATATAGGGTTTGTACGACATGTGCACCGATTGGACAAAGATACAACCGGAGCTATTTTATTTGCAAAACATCCTCTCAGCTATTCGACTTTATCTTATTTGCTCGAAAAAAAAGAAATCAAGCGGACATATGTGGCCATCGTTCACGGAATTCTTTTTCAAACGAAGGGGACGATCAACAAGCCGATCGGAAAGGATCGCCATCACCCAACACGAAGAAGGATTTCCCCATCCGGCCAGTCAGCGATTACTCATTATGAAGTTTTGGAAGTCGATCGAAAACAAAAATTAACCTTGATCCGATGCCGGCTTGAAACAGGCAGAACTCATCAAATCAGAGTTCATTTCAGTTCCATTGGACATCCGCTTGCCGGCGATATTCTCTACGGCGGTAAACCGGTCTTCCATCGGCCTGCTTTGCACTCGGAAAAAATGGAATTTATTCATCCTTTTACAGACGAAGCCATTCAATGTCATGCATCTCCGTTGGATAACGTGTTTGACGGTTTTCCAATCATCGAATAA
- a CDS encoding thioredoxin family protein, translating to MKKVIIFLAIVIVLFAAIFFITKYQQNEEAKNNPYGKTDLHPETIDQLHDPNYQNLILPDELKKKLDQKESLVVYFYSPTCPHCKKTTPILMPLAKDMNVHVYQYNLLEFDQGWDDYHIQYTPTIVYYEKGKEKSRLVGEQPKEKLRSFLEQTIKK from the coding sequence TTGAAAAAGGTAATCATATTTCTGGCTATTGTGATCGTGTTATTTGCGGCCATCTTTTTTATCACCAAATATCAGCAAAATGAAGAAGCCAAAAACAATCCATATGGCAAGACCGATCTCCATCCTGAAACCATTGACCAATTGCATGACCCGAATTATCAAAATTTGATTTTGCCTGATGAACTGAAAAAGAAACTGGATCAAAAAGAAAGTTTGGTCGTTTACTTTTACAGTCCAACATGCCCTCATTGCAAAAAAACGACGCCGATTTTAATGCCTTTAGCAAAAGATATGAACGTACACGTTTATCAATATAATTTGCTCGAATTTGATCAAGGATGGGATGACTATCACATTCAATATACCCCAACCATTGTGTACTATGAAAAAGGAAAAGAAAAATCTCGTCTTGTCGGAGAACAACCAAAAGAAAAATTACGGAGCTTTTTAGAACAAACAATCAAAAAATAA
- a CDS encoding disulfide oxidoreductase, which translates to MKNLKENLLFLAWGASVIAMMGSLYFSEIRGYEPCELCWYQRICMYPLTVFLGMAVVRKDYRMAIYSSVLSAIGGSISLYHYSLQKISFFSDHAPACGRIPCTAEYINWFGFITIPFLALVAFIIIFVSSVIVYKKWKEEVH; encoded by the coding sequence ATGAAAAATTTGAAAGAAAATCTATTATTTCTCGCTTGGGGAGCTTCTGTCATCGCGATGATGGGAAGTTTATACTTTTCTGAAATCAGGGGTTATGAACCATGCGAACTTTGCTGGTATCAAAGAATTTGTATGTATCCGCTCACTGTATTTTTAGGGATGGCCGTTGTAAGAAAAGATTATCGTATGGCAATCTATTCTTCTGTCTTATCTGCCATTGGCGGGTCCATTTCTTTATACCATTATTCTTTACAAAAAATATCATTTTTCTCCGATCATGCACCTGCTTGCGGGCGAATCCCCTGCACGGCGGAATACATAAATTGGTTTGGGTTTATCACCATTCCTTTTTTGGCGCTTGTAGCCTTTATCATTATTTTTGTTTCAAGCGTCATTGTATATAAAAAATGGAAGGAGGAAGTACATTGA
- a CDS encoding YhdB family protein: MDKVDYDRALFYIHRSEWDNLLILMVRTRDHFLAKKIEHFLHANYFSHDYFVIERRLYALLHYIEHANNTYSVTHPFEEAFF; the protein is encoded by the coding sequence TTGGACAAAGTCGATTACGATCGTGCTTTATTCTATATCCACCGGTCAGAATGGGATAATTTGCTAATTTTAATGGTGCGCACAAGAGACCATTTTTTAGCTAAAAAAATTGAACATTTCTTGCATGCGAATTACTTTTCCCATGATTATTTTGTGATAGAGCGTCGTTTATATGCATTGCTTCACTATATTGAGCATGCGAACAACACGTATAGCGTCACACATCCCTTTGAAGAAGCATTTTTTTAG
- a CDS encoding SpoVR family protein, with the protein MLENEQKRLEYAIEEITEIASGFGLDFYPMRYEICPAEIIYTFGAYGMPTRFSHWSFGKQFFKMKLHYDLGLSKIYELVINSNPCYAFLLDTNSLIQNKLIVAHVLAHCDFFKNNVRFQNTNRDMVESMAATAERIRHYEIQYGKKEVERFIDAVLAIEEHIDPSLMRPQLAWSIEDLEEWEEEEDSKPASPYDDLWSLDEKKPVRKDGGKKKKKFPPQPEKDLVLFIEQYSRELTEWQRDIMTMIREEMLYFWPQLETKIMNEGWASYWHQRIIRELDLTSDEAIEFAKLNASVVQPSRTSINPYYLGLKIFEDIEERWNHPSDEMKKHGVVPGSGRDKIFEVREIESDISFLRNYLTKDLVMREDMFLFQKQGHDYKIVDKEWKNVRDQLVNMRVNGGFPYITVNDGDYLKNGELYLKHWYEGIELDLNYLEKVLPYIYQLWGRPVHMETVVEERAMLFTYNGRSIQRKYL; encoded by the coding sequence ATGCTGGAAAATGAACAAAAACGGTTGGAATACGCCATCGAGGAAATTACGGAAATCGCCAGCGGTTTTGGACTGGACTTTTACCCGATGAGGTACGAGATCTGCCCTGCTGAAATTATTTATACATTTGGTGCATATGGGATGCCGACAAGATTTTCTCATTGGAGTTTTGGAAAGCAATTTTTTAAAATGAAGCTTCATTATGATTTAGGTTTAAGCAAAATTTATGAGCTTGTCATCAATTCCAATCCTTGTTACGCGTTTTTGCTTGATACCAATTCTCTTATCCAAAATAAATTAATCGTTGCCCATGTATTGGCACACTGCGATTTTTTCAAAAACAATGTTCGTTTTCAAAACACCAATCGAGATATGGTCGAAAGTATGGCGGCGACAGCAGAGCGGATACGTCATTATGAAATTCAGTACGGAAAAAAGGAAGTGGAGAGATTTATTGATGCCGTTTTGGCGATAGAAGAACATATTGATCCGTCTCTCATGAGACCTCAACTGGCGTGGAGTATAGAAGATTTAGAGGAGTGGGAGGAGGAAGAAGATTCAAAACCGGCCTCTCCATACGATGACTTATGGTCGCTGGATGAGAAAAAGCCGGTAAGGAAAGATGGCGGAAAAAAGAAGAAAAAATTTCCTCCTCAACCTGAAAAGGATTTAGTGTTGTTTATTGAACAGTACAGCCGGGAATTAACAGAATGGCAGCGAGATATTATGACGATGATCAGAGAAGAAATGCTATATTTTTGGCCGCAGCTGGAAACGAAGATTATGAACGAAGGTTGGGCTTCGTATTGGCATCAACGAATTATCCGGGAATTAGATTTAACTTCAGATGAAGCCATTGAATTTGCCAAATTAAATGCCAGTGTCGTTCAGCCATCTCGAACAAGCATTAATCCGTATTACCTCGGTTTGAAGATTTTTGAAGACATTGAAGAACGTTGGAACCATCCTAGTGATGAAATGAAAAAACACGGGGTTGTTCCTGGTTCCGGCCGGGATAAGATATTTGAAGTTCGAGAAATTGAATCGGATATTTCATTTTTGCGCAATTACTTAACAAAGGATTTGGTGATGCGCGAAGACATGTTTCTTTTCCAAAAACAAGGCCACGATTACAAGATTGTGGATAAAGAGTGGAAAAATGTTCGCGATCAGCTGGTGAATATGCGGGTAAATGGCGGATTTCCCTATATAACCGTCAACGATGGCGACTATTTAAAAAATGGGGAATTGTATTTAAAGCACTGGTATGAAGGGATTGAACTTGACTTGAATTATTTAGAAAAAGTGCTTCCTTATATTTATCAATTATGGGGCCGCCCCGTTCACATGGAAACAGTCGTAGAAGAACGGGCCATGCTGTTTACCTACAACGGCCGAAGCATTCAAAGAAAATATTTATAG
- a CDS encoding phosphate ABC transporter ATP-binding protein, whose translation MENAGNPIITEVELKNVHKTFMNHNEAIHVLKGISGKVPKGSILTIIGPSGSGKSTILSLCNLLITSDEGEVHIQGKEVRKWEVQELRRQVGIDFQSAPMLTGTALENLTLPARLQGRTLNNPEKYMEYVGLSKDLLTREAKELSGGQRQRLSLARTLVNNPSVLLLDEVTSALDSISGHEIEELILRLNREQQTTILWVTHDLAQAERVGDQTWLIMDGRLIEAAPTKQFFAEPKEAKTKQFLDMKRENK comes from the coding sequence ATGGAGAATGCAGGCAATCCAATAATCACAGAGGTTGAATTGAAAAACGTCCATAAAACTTTTATGAATCATAATGAGGCGATCCATGTATTAAAGGGAATAAGCGGGAAAGTTCCAAAAGGATCTATTTTAACGATTATAGGACCTTCAGGATCAGGAAAAAGCACGATTTTATCATTATGCAATTTGCTTATCACTTCTGATGAAGGGGAGGTTCATATTCAGGGGAAAGAAGTTCGGAAGTGGGAAGTCCAAGAACTTAGGCGTCAAGTTGGTATTGACTTTCAAAGTGCACCTATGCTGACAGGGACTGCATTAGAAAACCTTACACTGCCTGCTCGTTTGCAAGGTCGAACTTTGAACAATCCTGAAAAATATATGGAATACGTTGGATTATCGAAAGATCTTTTAACAAGGGAAGCAAAAGAGCTTTCAGGCGGACAGCGGCAAAGATTGTCATTAGCTAGAACATTGGTCAACAATCCTTCCGTTTTATTGCTTGATGAAGTCACTTCCGCACTTGATTCCATCTCTGGACATGAGATTGAAGAACTCATTTTAAGACTGAATCGTGAACAGCAAACGACGATTCTTTGGGTCACTCACGATTTAGCACAAGCGGAACGTGTCGGCGATCAAACTTGGCTCATTATGGATGGAAGACTAATTGAAGCTGCCCCGACCAAACAATTTTTTGCTGAACCTAAAGAAGCCAAAACCAAACAATTTTTAGACATGAAGAGGGAAAATAAATGA
- a CDS encoding ABC transporter permease — protein sequence MNLLTVLLSFSFVIISLFLSTAFKLGLGRDLVITSIRATIQLFLIGYILKAVFGFHNPLVIIVMLLLMIIVAAKNAAKRGQGLPYIFWKIFVTISIVEIITQAFLLGLHIVPATPPYIISISGMIIGNSMVIANLFLNRLKGELEMRKEEVLLVLSLGGSIKQSIYPILKQSIRSSLIPTVESQRTIGLVQLPGMMTGQIVAGADPVQAVRFQLLIVFMIMSAATLTSIILGFLTNPGLFNKHQQLKGA from the coding sequence ATGAATTTGCTTACCGTTTTGTTAAGTTTTAGCTTCGTGATTATCTCGCTTTTTCTATCAACCGCTTTTAAATTAGGGCTTGGCCGTGACTTGGTGATCACCAGTATCCGGGCTACTATACAATTGTTTTTGATTGGATATATTTTAAAAGCTGTGTTCGGTTTTCATAATCCACTTGTCATCATCGTGATGCTTCTGCTCATGATTATAGTAGCGGCAAAAAATGCAGCGAAACGTGGACAAGGTTTACCTTATATTTTTTGGAAAATTTTCGTAACGATTTCTATCGTTGAAATCATTACACAAGCGTTCTTGCTTGGATTACATATCGTGCCGGCAACTCCGCCGTATATTATTTCGATCAGCGGCATGATTATCGGAAACTCCATGGTCATCGCGAATCTTTTCTTAAATCGTCTAAAAGGTGAGCTGGAGATGCGAAAAGAAGAAGTCTTGCTTGTGCTGTCGCTTGGAGGCAGTATAAAACAATCCATCTATCCCATTTTAAAACAGTCTATTCGTTCAAGCCTCATTCCAACTGTCGAAAGCCAAAGAACCATTGGACTTGTTCAACTGCCCGGCATGATGACGGGGCAAATCGTAGCTGGAGCCGACCCTGTCCAAGCGGTCCGCTTTCAACTATTAATTGTATTTATGATCATGTCCGCCGCCACTCTCACTTCTATTATTTTAGGATTCCTCACCAATCCAGGCCTATTTAACAAACATCAACAATTAAAAGGGGCCTGA
- a CDS encoding transposase has protein sequence MIARKPRVWYPGAIYHVTARGNRKEAIFRDIVDYRTYLKYLRIVRNRYPFILHSYCLMKNHVHLQLETIHDPLHFIMRDFHSEYAMYFNRRYDLVGHVFQGRYKAQLIENDHYFLKVSQYIHLNPVRANLVEKPEDYIWSSYHSYITGKDNPNVDKQKTLYYFTKDRSRITYQQYVEEHMKENPFSNIQNL, from the coding sequence ATGATAGCAAGAAAGCCGCGTGTGTGGTATCCTGGGGCCATTTATCATGTAACGGCTCGTGGAAACCGGAAAGAAGCTATTTTTCGAGATATAGTTGATTATCGAACCTACTTAAAATATCTCCGCATTGTCCGCAATCGTTACCCCTTCATTCTTCATTCCTATTGTTTAATGAAAAACCACGTTCATCTTCAATTAGAAACGATTCATGATCCCCTTCACTTCATCATGAGAGACTTTCATTCAGAGTATGCCATGTATTTTAATCGTCGTTACGATCTTGTTGGCCATGTATTTCAAGGACGCTATAAAGCCCAACTCATTGAAAATGATCATTATTTCCTTAAAGTAAGCCAATATATTCATCTTAATCCAGTCAGAGCAAATTTAGTAGAAAAGCCGGAAGATTACATTTGGAGTAGTTACCATTCATATATTACAGGGAAAGATAATCCCAATGTCGACAAACAAAAAACGTTGTACTATTTCACAAAAGATCGCTCACGAATCACCTATCAGCAGTATGTGGAAGAGCATATGAAAGAAAATCCATTCTCCAATATTCAAAATCTTTAA